In a single window of the Bos taurus isolate L1 Dominette 01449 registration number 42190680 breed Hereford chromosome 23, ARS-UCD2.0, whole genome shotgun sequence genome:
- the PRPF4B gene encoding serine/threonine-protein kinase PRP4 homolog, which produces MAAAEAPSLREQPEMEDANSEKSVNEENGEVSEDQSQNKHSRHKKKKHKHRSKHKKHKHSSEEDKDRKHKHKHKHKKHKRKEVADASDKEGMSPAKRTKLDDLALLEDLEKQRALIKAELDNELMEGKVQSGMGLILQGYESGSEEEGEIHEKARNGNRSSTRSSSTKGKLELVDNKNSTKKRSKSRSKERTRHRSDKKKSKGGVEIVKEKATRSKSKERKKSKSPSKRSKSQDEARKSKSPTLRRRSQEKVGKARSPVDDKAKVEDKSKAKDRKKSPVINESRSRDRGKKSRSPVDLRGKSKDRRSRSKERKSKRPEADKEKKPVKSPSKDASSGKENRSPSRRPGRSPKRRSLSPKQRDKSRRSRSPLVNDRRSKQSKSPSRTLSPGRRAKSRSLERKRREPERRRLSSPRTRPRDDILSRRERSKDASPISRWSPARRRASRSPVRRRSRSPLRRSRSPRRRSRSPRRRDRGRRSRSRLRRRSRSRGGRRRRSRSKVKEDKFKGSLSEGMKVEQESSSDDNLEDFDVEEEDEEALIEQRRIQRQAIVQKYKYLADDSNLSVPSEPSSPQSSTRSRSPSPDDILERVAADVKEYERENVDTFEASVKAKHNLMAVEQNNGSSQKKLLAPDMFTESDDMFAAYFDSARLRAAGIGKDFKENPNLRDNWTDAEGYYRVNIGEVLDKRYNVYGYTGQGVFSNVVRARDNARANQEVAVKIIRNNELMQKTGLKELEFLKKLNDADPDDKFHCLRLFRHFYHKQHLCLVFEPLSMNLREVLKKYGKDVGLHIKAVRSYSQQLFLALKLLKRCNILHADIKPDNILVNESKTILKLCDFGSASHVADNDITPYLVSRFYRAPEIIIGKSYDYGIDMWSVGCTLYELYTGKILFPGKTNNHMLKLAMDLKGKMPNKMIRKGVFKDQHFDQNLNFMYIEVDKVTEREKVTVMSTINPTKDLLADLIGCQRLPEDQRKKVHQLKDLLDQILMLDPAKRISINQALQHAFIQEKI; this is translated from the exons GATGGAAGATGCTAATTCTGAAAAGAGTGTTAATGAAGAAAACGGAGAAGTCTCGGAAGACCAGTCTCAAAATAAGCACAGTCGTCACAAGAAAAAGAAGCATAAACACAGAAGCAAACACAAGAAGCACAAGCACTCCTCGGAAGAAGACAAGGACAGAAAGCATAAGCATAAGCACAAACATAAGAAACACAAAAGGAAGGAGGTCGCCGACGCTTCTGACAAGGAAGGTATGTCTCCAGCAAAAAGAACTAAACTTGATGATTTAGCTCTGCTGGAAGACTTGGAGAAGCAGAGAGCCTTGATTAAAGCTGAACTCGATAACGAGTTAATGGAAGGAAAGGTCCAGTCTGGGATGGGGCTCATATTACAAGGTTATGAGTCCGGCTCTGAAGAAGAGGGGGAGATTCATGAAAAGGCAAGAAATGGAAATAGGTCTAGTACTAGATCTTCAAGTACGAAGGGCAAACTTGAACTTGTGGACaataaaaatagtacaaaaaAGCGAAGCAAAAGCAGATCCAAAGAACGGACTAGACACAGGTCTGATAAAAAGAAGAGTAAGGGAGGTGTTGAAATAGTTAAAGAGAAGGCAACAAGGAGCAAGtcaaaggagaggaaaaagtcaAAAAGCCCCTCCAAAAGAAGTAAGTCCCAAGATGAAGCCAGAAAGTCGAAGTCGCCCACCCTCAGACGGCGCTCTCAAGAGAAAGTTGGGAAGGCCAGATCTCCTGTCGACGACAAGGCTAAAGTCGAAGACAAAAGTAAGGCAAAGGACAGGAAGAAATCCCCTGTTATAAACGAAAGTAGAAGTCGTGATCGAGGCAAGAAATCTAGATCCCCAGTCGACTTGAGAGGCAAATCCAAAGACAGACGGTCACGGTCCAAAGAGAGGAAATCGAAACGGCCTGAAGCCGACAAAGAGAAGAAGCCGGTCAAGTCTCCCTCTAAAGACGCTTCCTCTGGGAAGGAAAACAGGTCACCCAGCAGAAGACCTGGTCGCAGTCCCAAAAGAAGAAGTCTGTCTCCGAAACAGCGGGACAAGTCCAGAAGAAGTCGATCCCCACTCGTGAATGACAGGAGGTCTAAACAGAGCAAGTCACCTTCTCGAACCCTGTCGCCTGGCAGGAGAGCCAAGAGCCGGTCCTTGGAAAGAAAACGCAGGGAGCCCGAAAGGAGACGCCTCTCTTCTCCAAG AACACGACCTCGAGATGACATCCTCAGCAGGCGGGAAAGGTCCAAGGACGCCAGCCCGATCAGCAGGTGGTCTCCAGCTCGCAGACGGGCCAGCAGATCTCCTGTTAGGAGGAGGTCTCGTTCCCCTCTCAGACGGAGCCGGTCTCCCAGAAGAAGAAGCAGGTCTCCTCGGAGAAG GGACAGAGGTCGGAGGAGCAGATCGCGCCTGAGAAGGCGGTCTCGATCACGGGGTGGTCGTAGACGGAGGAGCAGAAGCAAAGTAAAGGAAGACAAATTTAAAGGAAGTCTTTCTGAAGGAATGAAGGTCGAGCAGGAATCTTCATCTGATGACAA CCTTGAAGACTTCGATGTTGAGGAGGAAGATGAAGAAGCCTTGATAGAACAGAGAAGAATACAAAGACAGGCCATCGTTCAG AAATACAAGTACCTTGCTGACGACAGCAACCTGTCGGTGCCGTCCGAGCCCAGCAGCCCACAGAGCAGCACCCGCTCCCGCTCCCCGTCTCCTGATGACATCCTGGAGCGCGTGGCTGCCGATGTCAAGGAGTATGAGCGCGAGAACGTCGACACGTTTGAGGCCTCCGTCAAAGCCAAGCATAATCTGATGGCCGTCGAGCAGAATAACG GTTCATCTCAGAAGAAGCTGTTGGCACCTGATATGTTTACAGAATCTGATGATATGTTTGCTGCCTATTTTGAT AGTGCGCGTCTGCGGGCTGCTGGCATTGGGAAAGATTTCAAAGAGAATCCCAACCTCAGGGATAACTGGACTGATGCAGAAGGCTATTACC GTGTGAACATAGGTGAAGTCTTGGATAAGCGCTACAACGTGTACGGCTACACGGGTCAAGGTGTGTTCAGTAACGTGGTCCGAGCCCGGGATAACGCGAGGGCCAACCAGGAGGTGGCCGTGAAGATCATCAGGAACAACGAGCTCAT gcaaaaaactggcttaaaagaATTAGAATTCTTGAAAAAACTTAATGATGCTGATCCTGATGACAAGTTTCATTGTTTGCGACTCTTCAGACATTTTTATCACAAACAGCATCTGTGCCTGGTGTTTGAGCCTCTAAG TATGAATTTACGAGAGGTGCTAAAAAAATACGGTAAGGATGTTGGCCTTCACATTAAGGCTGTCCGATCCTACAGTCAGCAGCTGTTCTTGGCTCTGAAACTCCTTAAAAGATGCAATATCCTCCATGCAGATATCAAGCCAGACAATATCCTG GTTAATGAATCAAAAACTATATTAAAGCTCTGCGACTTTGGGTCAGCCTCACATGTTGCAGATAACGACATAACGCCTTACCTTGTCAGTAGGTTTTACCGCGCTCCTGAGATCA TTATAGGTAAAAGCTATGATTATGGTATAGACATGTGGTCTGTAGGTTGCACCTTATATGAACTCTATACtggaaaaattttatttcctggCAAAACCAATAACCATATGTTGAAGCTCGCCATGGATCTCAAAGGAAAGATGCCAAATAAG ATGATTCGGAAAGGCGTATTTAAAGACCAACATTTTGATCAAAACCTCAACTTCATGTACATAGAAGTTGATAAAGTGACCGAGAGG gaGAAAGTTACTGTCATGAGCACCATTAATCCAACTAAGGACCTGTTGGCTGACTTGATTGGGTGCCAGCGACTTCCTGAAGACCAGCGTAAGAAAGTGCACCAGCTGAAGGACTTGCTGGACCAGATCCTGATGCTGGACCCCGCTAAACGGATCAGCATCAACCAGGCCCTGCAGCATGCCTTCATCCAGGAGAAGATTTAA
- the PRPF4B gene encoding serine/threonine-protein kinase PRP4 homolog isoform X2, translating to MRDGPVLSSSASPGFRRPRSRRHRCRGVRKFNMAAAEAPSLREQPEMEDANSEKSVNEENGEVSEDQSQNKHSRHKKKKHKHRSKHKKHKHSSEEDKDRKHKHKHKHKKHKRKEVADASDKEGMSPAKRTKLDDLALLEDLEKQRALIKAELDNELMEGKVQSGMGLILQGYESGSEEEGEIHEKARNGNRSSTRSSSTKGKLELVDNKNSTKKRSKSRSKERTRHRSDKKKSKGGVEIVKEKATRSKSKERKKSKSPSKRSKSQDEARKSKSPTLRRRSQEKVGKARSPVDDKAKVEDKSKAKDRKKSPVINESRSRDRGKKSRSPVDLRGKSKDRRSRSKERKSKRPEADKEKKPVKSPSKDASSGKENRSPSRRPGRSPKRRSLSPKQRDKSRRSRSPLVNDRRSKQSKSPSRTLSPGRRAKSRSLERKRREPERRRLSSPRTRPRDDILSRRERSKDASPISRWSPARRRASRSPVRRRSRSPLRRSRSPRRRSRSPRRRDRGRRSRSRLRRRSRSRGGRRRRSRSKVKEDKFKGSLSEGMKVEQESSSDDNLEDFDVEEEDEEALIEQRRIQRQAIVQKYKYLADDSNLSVPSEPSSPQSSTRSRSPSPDDILERVAADVKEYERENVDTFEASVKAKHNLMAVEQNNGSSQKKLLAPDMFTESDDMFAAYFDSARLRAAGIGKDFKENPNLRDNWTDAEGYYRVNIGEVLDKRYNVYGYTGQGVFSNVVRARDNARANQEVAVKIIRNNELMQKTGLKELEFLKKLNDADPDDKFHCLRLFRHFYHKQHLCLVFEPLSMNLREVLKKYGKDVGLHIKAVRSYSQQLFLALKLLKRCNILHADIKPDNILGGRDSGM from the exons GATGGAAGATGCTAATTCTGAAAAGAGTGTTAATGAAGAAAACGGAGAAGTCTCGGAAGACCAGTCTCAAAATAAGCACAGTCGTCACAAGAAAAAGAAGCATAAACACAGAAGCAAACACAAGAAGCACAAGCACTCCTCGGAAGAAGACAAGGACAGAAAGCATAAGCATAAGCACAAACATAAGAAACACAAAAGGAAGGAGGTCGCCGACGCTTCTGACAAGGAAGGTATGTCTCCAGCAAAAAGAACTAAACTTGATGATTTAGCTCTGCTGGAAGACTTGGAGAAGCAGAGAGCCTTGATTAAAGCTGAACTCGATAACGAGTTAATGGAAGGAAAGGTCCAGTCTGGGATGGGGCTCATATTACAAGGTTATGAGTCCGGCTCTGAAGAAGAGGGGGAGATTCATGAAAAGGCAAGAAATGGAAATAGGTCTAGTACTAGATCTTCAAGTACGAAGGGCAAACTTGAACTTGTGGACaataaaaatagtacaaaaaAGCGAAGCAAAAGCAGATCCAAAGAACGGACTAGACACAGGTCTGATAAAAAGAAGAGTAAGGGAGGTGTTGAAATAGTTAAAGAGAAGGCAACAAGGAGCAAGtcaaaggagaggaaaaagtcaAAAAGCCCCTCCAAAAGAAGTAAGTCCCAAGATGAAGCCAGAAAGTCGAAGTCGCCCACCCTCAGACGGCGCTCTCAAGAGAAAGTTGGGAAGGCCAGATCTCCTGTCGACGACAAGGCTAAAGTCGAAGACAAAAGTAAGGCAAAGGACAGGAAGAAATCCCCTGTTATAAACGAAAGTAGAAGTCGTGATCGAGGCAAGAAATCTAGATCCCCAGTCGACTTGAGAGGCAAATCCAAAGACAGACGGTCACGGTCCAAAGAGAGGAAATCGAAACGGCCTGAAGCCGACAAAGAGAAGAAGCCGGTCAAGTCTCCCTCTAAAGACGCTTCCTCTGGGAAGGAAAACAGGTCACCCAGCAGAAGACCTGGTCGCAGTCCCAAAAGAAGAAGTCTGTCTCCGAAACAGCGGGACAAGTCCAGAAGAAGTCGATCCCCACTCGTGAATGACAGGAGGTCTAAACAGAGCAAGTCACCTTCTCGAACCCTGTCGCCTGGCAGGAGAGCCAAGAGCCGGTCCTTGGAAAGAAAACGCAGGGAGCCCGAAAGGAGACGCCTCTCTTCTCCAAG AACACGACCTCGAGATGACATCCTCAGCAGGCGGGAAAGGTCCAAGGACGCCAGCCCGATCAGCAGGTGGTCTCCAGCTCGCAGACGGGCCAGCAGATCTCCTGTTAGGAGGAGGTCTCGTTCCCCTCTCAGACGGAGCCGGTCTCCCAGAAGAAGAAGCAGGTCTCCTCGGAGAAG GGACAGAGGTCGGAGGAGCAGATCGCGCCTGAGAAGGCGGTCTCGATCACGGGGTGGTCGTAGACGGAGGAGCAGAAGCAAAGTAAAGGAAGACAAATTTAAAGGAAGTCTTTCTGAAGGAATGAAGGTCGAGCAGGAATCTTCATCTGATGACAA CCTTGAAGACTTCGATGTTGAGGAGGAAGATGAAGAAGCCTTGATAGAACAGAGAAGAATACAAAGACAGGCCATCGTTCAG AAATACAAGTACCTTGCTGACGACAGCAACCTGTCGGTGCCGTCCGAGCCCAGCAGCCCACAGAGCAGCACCCGCTCCCGCTCCCCGTCTCCTGATGACATCCTGGAGCGCGTGGCTGCCGATGTCAAGGAGTATGAGCGCGAGAACGTCGACACGTTTGAGGCCTCCGTCAAAGCCAAGCATAATCTGATGGCCGTCGAGCAGAATAACG GTTCATCTCAGAAGAAGCTGTTGGCACCTGATATGTTTACAGAATCTGATGATATGTTTGCTGCCTATTTTGAT AGTGCGCGTCTGCGGGCTGCTGGCATTGGGAAAGATTTCAAAGAGAATCCCAACCTCAGGGATAACTGGACTGATGCAGAAGGCTATTACC GTGTGAACATAGGTGAAGTCTTGGATAAGCGCTACAACGTGTACGGCTACACGGGTCAAGGTGTGTTCAGTAACGTGGTCCGAGCCCGGGATAACGCGAGGGCCAACCAGGAGGTGGCCGTGAAGATCATCAGGAACAACGAGCTCAT gcaaaaaactggcttaaaagaATTAGAATTCTTGAAAAAACTTAATGATGCTGATCCTGATGACAAGTTTCATTGTTTGCGACTCTTCAGACATTTTTATCACAAACAGCATCTGTGCCTGGTGTTTGAGCCTCTAAG TATGAATTTACGAGAGGTGCTAAAAAAATACGGTAAGGATGTTGGCCTTCACATTAAGGCTGTCCGATCCTACAGTCAGCAGCTGTTCTTGGCTCTGAAACTCCTTAAAAGATGCAATATCCTCCATGCAGATATCAAGCCAGACAATATCCTG GGGGGAAGGGACTCTGGAATGTGA